One genomic region from Argentina anserina chromosome 2, drPotAnse1.1, whole genome shotgun sequence encodes:
- the LOC126783848 gene encoding putative proline-rich receptor-like protein kinase PERK6 translates to MIWEKEDHAPPQMAPSSNDSSSNSNDSPSNSNSNSNSNSNSNSTPSNSRNGNSGGSNNNGNNSGGSNNSGNNNSNGNSNSGGNNGNNNSGGNDNSGGNNGNKDSSGKDNSSGNNNSGQNNNNSSGQNSNSGQNNNNNNNNSGQNDNNSSGQNNNNQNNNNSSNNKDNSGNQNNNNNNSGQNNNNSSGQNNNSGNSNSQSSQGKRPPPPPPPKSSNWHAPPPPLNSKKSPPTSTAISNNNSKSSPSSSSPSPLIIGLAAGAGLLFVLLLLFFACSRRKKKRQASHLMNNPDPYHPNGSGYWQSGPYKSNEHVLNMPPPPLPGWSSNPAVPHPAMISSEMNSSNFSGPHGPLQPPPHPSVALGFNTSTFSYDDLAVATSGFSQAKLLGQGGFGFVHKGVLPNGKEIAVKSLKAGSGQGDREFAAEVEIISRVHHRYLVSLVGYCLNGERKLLVYEFVPNNNLEFHLYNKNRPPLEWDNRVKIALGSAKGLAYLHEDCHPKIIHRDIKAANILIDHHYEAKVADFGLAKLNQENVTHVSTRVMGTFGYLAPEYASSGKLTEKSDVFSFGIMLLELITGRRPVDTTGEYEEDTLVDWARPLLVKAIEDGDYSELADTRLENKYDHEGMARMVACASTSVRHSAKKRPKMSQIVRVLEGDVSLEDLHEGIKPSPSALFGGSNTSSDFDSDSYNANMKNFRKSVLGGSQDYPSSEYGNTSNSEEMAKKV, encoded by the exons ATGATCTGGGAGAAGGAGGACCACG CTCCTCCTCAAATGGCGCCTTCATCGAATGATTCGTCATCAAATTCTAATGATTCCCcatcaaactcaaactcaaactcaaactcaaactcaaactcaaactccACCCCATCCAATTCAAGAAATGGTAACTCTGGAGGGAGCAATAACAACGGCAATAACTCCGGAGGTAGTAACAATTCTGGGAACAACAACTCTAACGGAAATAGTAACTCTGGAGGCAACAATGGAAACAACAACTCTGGTGGAAATGATAATTCTGGAGGCAACAATGGAAACAAGGATTCTAGTGGGAAAGATAATTCGTCTGGAAACAACAATTCTGgacaaaacaacaacaacagttCTGGTCAGAACAGCAACTCCGGACAaaataacaacaacaacaacaacaattctGGACAGAATGACAACAACAGTTCGGGACAGAATAACaataaccaaaacaacaacaattctAGTAATAATAAGGACAACAGTGGCAACCAgaataacaacaacaacaactctGGACAAAATAATAACAATAGTTCAGGACAAAACAACAATAGTGGGAATAGTAACTCTCAATCTTCCCAAGGAAAGcgtcctccgccgccgccaccACCCAAATCATCTAACTGgcatgcaccaccaccaccactgaATTCAAAAAAGTCTCCTCCAACATCAACAGCTATATCAAACAACAATAGTAAATCATCGCCATCCAGCTCATCCCCCTCACCGCTCATAATAGGACTTGCAGCAGGAGCAGGATTAttatttgttcttcttttgctCTTTTTTGCATGttcaagaagaaagaagaagagacaGGCCTCACACCTCATGAATAACCCTGATCCTTATCATCCTAATG GGAGTGGATACTGGCAAAGCGGACCATACAAATCCAATGAACACGTTCTGAATATGCCTCCGCCACCGTTACCGGGTTGGTCGTCTAACCCGGCGGTGCCTCATCCGGCCATGATTAGCAGCGAGATGAACTCCTCCAACTTCTCAGGCCCTCATGGCCCTCTCCAACCCCCTCCACACCCTTCAGTGGCTCTCGGGTTCAACACAAGCACATTCAGTTATGATGACTTAGCTGTTGCGACTTCAGGATTCTCTCAGGCCAAATTGCTAGGTCAAGGCGGGTTCGGATTCGTGCACAAAGGAGTGTTACCAAACGGCAAAGAAATTGCCGTGAAAAGTCTCAAAGCTGGAAGTGGCCAAGGAGACCGAGAATTCGCAGCAGAGGTTGAAATTATTAGTCGTGTTCATCACCGTTACCTTGTCTCGCTTGTGGGATATTGTCTTAACGGAGAACGGAAATTATTGGTCTATGAGTTTGTTCCCAATAACAACCTTGAGTTCCACCTCTATA ATAAGAATCGTCCTCCCCTAGAATGGGACAACAGGGTCAAGATTGCGTTGGGATCAGCTAAGGGGCTTGCTTACTTgcatgaagatt GTCATCCAAAGATTATCCACCGTGATATCAAAGCAGCAAATATTTTAATCGACCATCACTACGAGGCTAAG GTGGCAGATTTTGGGCTAGCAAAGCTTAACCAAGAAAATGTAACTCATGTGTCTACTCGTGTCATGGGGACATTCGG ATACTTGGCTCCTGAATACGCATCAAGTGGCAAGCTTACTGAGAAGTCTGATGTTTTCTCATTTGGTATAATGCTTCTTGAGCTTATTACTGGACGACGGCCGGTGGACACCACTGGAGAATATGAGGaggatacattagtagactgG GCTAGGCCACTACTTGTAAAAGCAATAGAAGATGGGGACTATAGCGAGTTGGCTGATACACGATTAGAAAACAAGTATGATCATGAAGGGATGGCACGCATGGTTGCATGTGCGTCAACAAGCGTTCGACATTCTGCAAAAAAGCGACCCAAAATGAGTCAG ATTGTGCGCGTGTTAGAAGGTGATGTGTCGCTAGAGGACTTGCATGAAGGAATTAAACCTAGTCCAAGTGCTTTATTCGGGGGCTCCAATACTAGTTCTGACTTTGATTCCGACTCATATAACGCTAACATGAAGAACTTTAGGAAGTCAGTTCTGGGGGGAAGCCAAGACTATCCAAGCAGCGAATATGGGAATACATCTAACAGTGAGGAGATGGCTAAGAAAGTATAA
- the LOC126781959 gene encoding ras-related protein Rab7 isoform X1, whose amino-acid sequence MPSRRRTLLKVIILGDSGVGKTSLMNQYVNKKFSNQYKATIGADFLTKEVQFEDRLFTLQIWDTAGQERFQSLGVAFYRGADCCVLVYDVNSMKSFDNLNNWKEEFLIQASPNDPENFPFVVIGNKVDVDGGNSRVVSEKKARAWCASKGDIPYYETSAKEGINVEEAFQCIARDALKSGEEEEIYLPDTIDVGSSNQPRSSGCEC is encoded by the exons ATGCCGTCCCGGAGAAGAACGCTCCTCAAGGTCATCATCCTCGGCGACAGCGG GGTTGGGAAGACTTCTTTGATGAATCA ATATGTTAATAAGAAGTTCAGCAATCAGTACAAGGCGACAATCGGAGCCGATTTCTTGACGAAAGAAGTGCAGTTCGAAGATAGGCTCTTCACCTTGCAG ATTTGGGATACCGCTGGTCAAGAACGGTTTCAGAGCCTTGGTGTAGCATTTTATCGCGGTGCTGACTGCTGTGTTCTTGTTTATGATGTTAATTCAATGAAATCTTTTGATAACCTTAACAACTGGAAGGAGGAATTCCTTATTCAG GCTAGTCCGAATGATCCCGAAAACTTTCCATTTGTTGTAATTGGGAACAAGGTTGACGTAGATGGTGGAAATAGCAGAGTG GTGTCAGAAAAAAAGGCTAGAGCTTGGTGTGCATCAAAAGGAGACATTCCGTACTATGAAACCTCTGCCAAGGAAGGCATTAACGTGGAAGAAGCTTTCCAGTGCATAGCGAGGGATGCCCTGAAGAGTGGGGAAGAGGAGGAGAT ATACTTGCCGGACACTATTGACGTTGGAAGCAGCAATCAGCCCAGGTCAAGTGGATGTGAGTGCTAA
- the LOC126781959 gene encoding ras-related protein Rab7 isoform X2 translates to MPSRRRTLLKVIILGDSGVGKTSLMNQYVNKKFSNQYKATIGADFLTKEVQFEDRLFTLQIWDTAGQERFQSLGVAFYRGADCCVLVYDVNSMKSFDNLNNWKEEFLIQASPNDPENFPFVVIGNKVDVDGGNSRVVSEKKARAWCASKGDIPYYETSAKEGINVEEAFQCIARDALKSGEEEEYLPDTIDVGSSNQPRSSGCEC, encoded by the exons ATGCCGTCCCGGAGAAGAACGCTCCTCAAGGTCATCATCCTCGGCGACAGCGG GGTTGGGAAGACTTCTTTGATGAATCA ATATGTTAATAAGAAGTTCAGCAATCAGTACAAGGCGACAATCGGAGCCGATTTCTTGACGAAAGAAGTGCAGTTCGAAGATAGGCTCTTCACCTTGCAG ATTTGGGATACCGCTGGTCAAGAACGGTTTCAGAGCCTTGGTGTAGCATTTTATCGCGGTGCTGACTGCTGTGTTCTTGTTTATGATGTTAATTCAATGAAATCTTTTGATAACCTTAACAACTGGAAGGAGGAATTCCTTATTCAG GCTAGTCCGAATGATCCCGAAAACTTTCCATTTGTTGTAATTGGGAACAAGGTTGACGTAGATGGTGGAAATAGCAGAGTG GTGTCAGAAAAAAAGGCTAGAGCTTGGTGTGCATCAAAAGGAGACATTCCGTACTATGAAACCTCTGCCAAGGAAGGCATTAACGTGGAAGAAGCTTTCCAGTGCATAGCGAGGGATGCCCTGAAGAGTGGGGAAGAGGAGGA ATACTTGCCGGACACTATTGACGTTGGAAGCAGCAATCAGCCCAGGTCAAGTGGATGTGAGTGCTAA
- the LOC126781943 gene encoding SWI/SNF complex subunit SWI3D → MEEKRGDAGTQPLANADSPSTTEPTSSRRRAGGQKRKASSLGGSASSSTPSKRMTREKASLSHLPIHNGPLTRARQGPSSHSSASAAAAKPAAQTKRPEPSTVEAEQAKREEELEALEAAMEAEFEAIRSRDANAHVVPSHCGWFSWTKVHSIEERMLPSFFDGKSDTRTLETYLEIRNCIIKKFREDPGTLVELKDMLELKVGDFDSRQEVMEFLDHWGLINFHPFPPTGSSVANVNSDEVTERDSLVDKLYHFEALESRSSLVPKTNLTTPTVASGLFPESIIAEEMVRPEGPAVEYHCNSCSADCSRKRYHCQKQADFDLCSECFNNGKFDSGMSSSDFILMEPAEAPGVSGGNWTDQETLLLLEALELYKENWNEIAEHVATKTKAQCILHFVQMPIEDTFLDHDDDLVASAKETADPTSTNDESLPSKDAPETIENKTSADASDPQDSPMEIPKEEASEVKDGEDTSKPEDETGVKVDQETPKLEDSQDTDDLKLDEETDENLALKALKEAFEVVGYPQTPECQLSFADVGNPAMALAAFLARLVGPENAIASAHNSLKSISADSPGIELASRHCFLLEDPPNERKEQAGRDSVSVEREALSDKVDEENSHKEDNSTSVLEDKGVSNDNNDKKLEEVTPEEKSQSAKEQDDKVAPEEVGTDKLNKSNNSKLSNDPSPTLEESDGSKVEAPPSSVKDSGEGTSVGNHSETTETLMDVDMSDSIPSTKTKPQQGVASSSAEQPSQSTETSKEVDDSNILASERDEAPPQVTIESEAPPQPTDTSKDVDMVCDTQPAQDNELPQPVENTTSEDRADDSKHEKHGCTDLKNDKKQETKGEQKIDKIKQAAVSAVSAAAVKAKLLAEQEEDQIRQLAAMLIEKQLHKLEAKLGFFNEMESVVMRVKEQLDRSRQKLYHERAQIIAARLGLPGSSSRGMPSAMPANRMAMNATNSVPRPPLMMASQRPPMLRPMGAVPPTPLNQFSGSNLSGSPIRPPNRDRLDSLSSIGSK, encoded by the exons ATGGAAGAGAAGCGCGGCGACGCCGGAACTCAGCCGCTGGCTAACGCCGACTCTCCGTCCACTACCGAGCCCACTTCATCCCGACGCCGCGCCGGAGGCCAAAAGCGAAAGGCCAGCAGCCTCGGCGGCTCGGCCTCTTCATCAACGCCGTCGAAGCGCATGACTCGCGAGAAGGCTTCACTCTCTCACCTCCCGATCCACAACGGCCCACTGACGAGGGCCCGCCAGGGGCCTAGTAGCCACTCCTCGGCCTCAGCCGCGGCGGCGAAGCCGGCTGCTCAAACGAAGCGGCCGGAGCCGTCGACTGTGGAGGCGGAGCAAGCGAAAAGGGAGGAGGAGTTGGAGGCTTTGGAGGCGGCTATGGAAGCTGAGTTTGAAGCTATAAGATCTCGTGATGCCAATGCTCATGTGGTTCCCAGTCACTGTG GTTGGTTCTCGTGGACAAAGGTTCACTCCATTGAGGAGCGTATGTTGCCGTCATTCTTTGATGGGAAGTCTGATACTAGAACTCTGGAGACATACTTGGAGATACGCAAttgtattataaaaaaattccgTGAGGATCCGGGGACATTGGTTGAACTGAAGGATATGTTGGAGCTTAAAGTCGGAGACTTTGATTCGAGGCAAGAAGTGATGGAATTTTTGGATCATTGGGGTTTGATAAACTTTCACCCTTTCCCACCAACGGGTTCTAGTGTTGCAAATGTCAACAGTGATGAGGTGACAGAGAGGGATTCTTTGGTAGATAAGTTGTATCACTTTGAAGCACTAGAGTCACGATCATCACTAGTACCTAAGACTAACTTGACAACTCCGACTGTGGCATCTGGGCTGTTCCCAGAGTCTATAATTGCTGAAGAGATGGTGAGGCCTGAGGGGCCAGCTGTGGAGTACCATTGCAACTCTTGTTCGGCTGATTGCTCGCGCAAACGCTACCATTGCCAGAAGCAG GCGGATTTTGACCTGTGTTCTGAGTGCTTTAACAATGGGAAATTCGACTCGGGTATGTCTTCATCAGATTTTATTCTTATGGAGCCTGCTGAGGCTCCTGGGGTAAGTGGTGGAAATTGGACAGATCAGGAGACCCTCCTTCTGCTTGAAGCATTAGAATTATATAAAGAAAACTGGAATGAGATTGCTGAACATGTTgctacaaaaacaaaagctcaGTGTATTTTGCACTTTGTTCAAATGCCAATTGAGGATACCTTTCTAGATCATGATGATGATCTTGTTGCCAGTGCCAAAGAAACTGCAGATCCAACTTCAACTAACGATGAATCATTGCCCTCCAAAGATGCCCCTGAAACAATAGAGAATAAGACAAGTGCTGATGCGAGTGACCCTCAAGATTCCCCGATGGAAATTCCCAAAGAAGAAGCAAGTGAGGTGAAAGATGGGGAGGATACTTCAAAGCCAGAAGATGAAACTGGAGTCAAAGTTGATCAGGAAACCCCGAAGTTGGAAGACAGTCAAGACACTGATGATTTGAAACTTGATGAGGAAACAGACGAGAACCTTGCATTGAAGGCTCTTAAAGAAGCCTTTGAAGTTGTTGGTTATCCTCAAACACCTGAATGTCAACTCTCATTTGCAGATGTGGGAAACCCTGCCATGGCATTG GCAGCATTCTTGGCACGGTTGGTGGGACCTGAAAATGCTATTGCTTCAGCACATAATTCTTTAAAATCCATATCTGCAGATTCTCCTGGCATCGAGCTGGCTTCTAGGCACTGCTTTCTTTTGGAAGATCCCCCAAATGAAAGAAAGGAACAAGCTGGTCGTGATAG tgtttcTGTTGAAAGAGAAGCTCTGAGTGACAAAGTAGATGAAGAAAATAGTCATAAAGAGGATAACTCCACCTCAGTTTTGGAAGATAAAGGTGTATCAAATGATAATAATGACAAGAAACTAGAAGAAGTTACTCCTGAAGAAAAGTCGCAGTCTGCAAAAGAACAAGATGACAAGGTCGCTCCTGAGGAAGTCGGGACTGATAAActaaacaaatcaaacaactCAAAGTTATCAAATGATCCATCACCTACTTTGGAGGAGTCAGATGGTTCAAAAGTTGAAGCACCACCAAGTTCGGTAAAGGATTCGGGAGAGGGAACTTCAGTAGGAAATCATTCTGAAACCACAGAAACACTGATGGATGTGGATATGTCCGACTCCATTCCCTCAACAAAGACAAAGCCTCAGCAAGGAGTTGCATCAAGTTCAGCTGAGCAACCTTCGCAATCTACAGAGACATCAAAAGAAGTGGATGATTCTAATATTCTGGCTTCAGAAAGAGATGAAGCCCCACCACAAGTTACTATTGAATCAGAAGCACCCCCTCAACCTACAGATACATCAAAGGATGTAGATATGGTGTGTGATACTCAACCCGCACAAGATAATGAGCTTCCCCAACCAGTTGAAAACACTACAA GTGAGGATCGAGCTGATGATAGTAAACATGAGAAACATGGCTGTACAGACttgaaaaatgataaaaagcAAGAGACAAAAGGCGAACAGAAAATAGATAAAATAAAGCAAGCTGCAGTTTCTGCAGTCTCAGCAGCTGCTGTAAAGGCAAAACTTCTAGCAGAACAGGAAGAAGATCAAATCCGTCAGCTTGCAGCCATGTTGATAGAGAAGCAG TTGCATAAGTTAGAAGCCAAGTTGGGTTTCTTTAATGAGATGGAAAGTGTTGTGATGAGGGTGAAAGAGCAATTAGACAGGTCAAGACAGAAGCTCTACCATGAGCGGGCACAGATAATTGCTGCCCGACTTGGCTTACCAGGTTCCTCTTCTAGAGGAATGCCATCTGCAATGCCTGCCAATAGAATGGCCATGAATGCTACAAACTCAGTTCCAAGGCCCCCACTTATGATGGCCTCACAGAGACCACCCATGTTGAGACCCATGGGCGCAGTGCCTCCAACCCCTTTAAACCAATTTTCGGGCTCCAATTTGTCGGGAAGTCCAATTCGGCCTCCCAATCGGGACAGGCTGGACAGCCTTTCTTCTATTGGGTCAAAGTAA